Proteins encoded together in one Phyllobacterium zundukense window:
- a CDS encoding ABC transporter permease, giving the protein MTGNETKRAGGASRVLGLPGAASNWTRRIFKLPRGLIASLVIIVLFLAMAAVGPQLIAHDPFQQHLLSRNVGPSSDFWFGTDNYGRDVFARLIHGARLTLAVGLGGTVTALFLGAFIGLAALATGRWIAVPVFGVIDFIRSLPDVLFALILVVAVGPGLSSVTLALGVSFAPYFAYVARAAWKREMAADYVIAAKTLGASRWRILYRHALPNVIGALVTLAAVILPRCVVTESVLSFLGLGASPDTPTWGRMISDATPLFERAPHAAIVPVFALSIVTLALALLANHVRALVDPLRSGTQERKRA; this is encoded by the coding sequence TTGACTGGAAACGAAACCAAACGGGCCGGGGGCGCGTCGCGCGTCCTCGGCCTCCCTGGCGCTGCTAGCAATTGGACACGACGTATCTTCAAACTGCCGCGTGGGCTGATCGCCAGCCTAGTGATTATCGTCCTGTTCCTCGCCATGGCCGCCGTAGGTCCACAACTGATCGCGCACGATCCATTCCAGCAACACCTTCTAAGCCGAAACGTGGGGCCCAGTTCCGACTTCTGGTTCGGGACCGACAACTATGGTCGCGACGTCTTTGCGCGTTTGATACATGGGGCCAGGCTGACCCTCGCCGTCGGACTCGGCGGAACTGTAACCGCGCTCTTCCTGGGCGCATTCATCGGCCTCGCGGCCCTCGCTACCGGTCGATGGATTGCCGTGCCCGTGTTCGGAGTGATCGACTTTATTCGGTCTTTGCCAGACGTCCTCTTTGCCCTGATTCTGGTCGTGGCCGTAGGTCCCGGGCTTAGCTCTGTCACCCTGGCGCTTGGCGTCTCGTTTGCACCCTACTTCGCCTACGTCGCGAGAGCTGCCTGGAAGCGGGAGATGGCGGCCGACTATGTCATTGCCGCCAAAACCCTCGGCGCAAGCCGATGGCGTATCTTGTACCGCCACGCGCTGCCGAATGTCATCGGGGCCTTGGTGACGCTGGCGGCAGTCATTCTGCCACGCTGTGTCGTCACGGAGTCCGTATTGAGCTTTCTCGGTCTAGGTGCATCCCCTGATACACCAACCTGGGGCCGGATGATCTCTGATGCGACGCCTTTGTTCGAGCGAGCACCGCACGCTGCGATTGTACCGGTCTTCGCACTGTCAATAGTCACACTGGCGCTTGCGCTTCTTGCCAACCACGTTCGCGCACTGGTCGACCCGTTGCGCTCCGGCACACAAGAAAGGAAGCGCGCATGA
- a CDS encoding ABC transporter permease → MMAVATYLSHLGRSVLLIAAVSILVFLMVRVVPGDAVDVLAIQGGLTQEQSEAMREDLGLTASWLEQYRNWLLGALRGDLGSSLRYRVPAADLLVNALPVTMALAGASVLLGLVLGVVTALLATLWPRSVFVPLVDVLNIWSIAVPTFCSGLLAVLVFSLWLGWLPVIGNFIVPIVILGVDAAGQIVKPLHEELKELGTAPHIRTARAKGLSPARILLAHILPSTAPLLLAMISVVSASFIGGVLTMEVLFGLPGIGSLTFNSISGRDYPLIQAVVLFLAIAVILINFATDLVLRLIDPRPEH, encoded by the coding sequence ATGATGGCGGTCGCAACATACCTGTCTCACCTCGGTCGTAGCGTTCTGCTTATTGCAGCGGTCTCGATACTGGTTTTTCTGATGGTGCGCGTTGTTCCCGGCGACGCGGTAGACGTCCTGGCAATCCAGGGCGGCCTGACTCAGGAGCAGAGCGAGGCCATGCGCGAGGACCTCGGGCTGACCGCCTCGTGGCTCGAACAATACAGAAACTGGCTGCTTGGCGCGCTGCGGGGCGATCTCGGCTCCTCGCTCCGCTACCGCGTGCCTGCGGCAGATCTTCTGGTCAACGCCTTGCCGGTTACCATGGCGCTGGCCGGGGCCAGTGTTCTTCTGGGTTTGGTCCTTGGCGTCGTGACTGCACTTTTGGCGACTCTATGGCCGCGTTCGGTTTTTGTGCCGCTTGTGGATGTGCTGAATATCTGGTCGATCGCCGTGCCTACTTTCTGCTCAGGCCTCCTCGCCGTCCTGGTGTTTTCGCTTTGGCTAGGATGGCTTCCGGTGATCGGAAACTTCATAGTTCCTATCGTTATCCTGGGTGTCGACGCCGCAGGTCAGATCGTCAAACCGTTGCATGAGGAACTGAAGGAACTCGGCACCGCTCCGCATATCCGAACGGCACGGGCCAAAGGTCTAAGCCCAGCCAGGATCCTATTGGCTCACATTCTGCCTTCGACAGCGCCGCTCCTTCTGGCGATGATTAGCGTTGTTTCCGCCTCTTTTATTGGCGGCGTACTTACGATGGAGGTCCTGTTCGGGCTGCCCGGTATCGGCAGCCTGACATTCAACTCGATCAGCGGCCGCGACTATCCGCTAATTCAGGCCGTGGTCCTGTTCCTGGCGATCGCAGTCATCCTGATCAATTTTGCAACCGACCTGGTGCTGCGGCTGATTGATCCGCGGCCGGAGCACTGA
- a CDS encoding dipeptide ABC transporter ATP-binding protein yields the protein MHSSSPLLDVRNLTITFANGPNPTPVVSDVSWRLDAGRTLGIVGESGSGKSLTALALMHLLPEAAAISEKSQILLRGRDIKHLSEPEARNLRGGELAIVFQEPMACLHPMMRVGHQVLEAVRRHNNCSPAEARTRVISLLDEVGLPHPEIIYRRYPHELSGGQQQRVMIAMALAGNPAILIADEPTTALDVTVQAQILKLLRHLQKQRGMAMVFISHDLAVVSSISDDVIVMRDGQLVESGSAAAVLSAPQSPYARMLVAARSRLREPALSSSSDHQRSEVCLEVSNLHAAYHGRGWFKSSVQAVDGVSFSLSRGRTLGLIGESGSGKSTVAKAIVGLLKPTGGDVRMFARSLAAEGWRLSEDLRRQCQIVLQNPYGALNPRLTIEQALREPFSTLSLRPPEGVAARIASGLNEVGLDEGLLRRFPHQLSGGQRQRVCIARALMSEPTLLICDEIVSALDVHVQFQVLQLLKNLQKSRRLSLLFIGHDLDVISFIADEIAVMHRGRIVEQGPARAVISDPKHAYSQELIASAPAFEAVGHAAAELVTC from the coding sequence ATGCACTCAAGCTCGCCACTTCTCGATGTCCGAAATCTGACCATCACCTTCGCGAATGGACCCAATCCAACTCCGGTGGTTAGCGATGTCAGTTGGCGGCTCGACGCAGGACGCACTTTGGGGATTGTCGGAGAGTCGGGCTCCGGCAAGTCGCTGACCGCGCTCGCGCTGATGCACCTTCTGCCTGAGGCGGCAGCCATAAGCGAGAAGAGCCAGATTCTCCTGCGCGGTCGTGATATCAAGCACCTCTCCGAACCAGAGGCGCGAAACCTGCGTGGCGGCGAACTGGCAATCGTGTTTCAGGAGCCCATGGCCTGCCTGCACCCGATGATGCGAGTCGGACACCAGGTGCTTGAGGCGGTCAGGCGCCACAACAACTGTTCGCCGGCCGAAGCCCGCACGCGCGTAATATCTCTTCTGGACGAAGTGGGCTTGCCGCATCCCGAAATCATATATCGGCGGTACCCGCACGAACTGTCCGGTGGTCAGCAACAGCGCGTGATGATTGCGATGGCTCTTGCCGGAAATCCAGCGATCCTCATCGCCGACGAGCCGACCACGGCGCTCGACGTGACGGTGCAGGCGCAGATCCTCAAACTGCTGCGCCACCTGCAAAAGCAGCGGGGCATGGCGATGGTTTTCATCTCCCACGACCTGGCAGTGGTTTCTTCCATATCGGACGACGTTATCGTTATGCGCGACGGTCAACTTGTCGAGAGTGGCTCTGCAGCAGCGGTGCTATCAGCGCCGCAAAGTCCCTATGCCAGGATGTTGGTCGCTGCACGAAGCCGCCTCCGCGAACCAGCGCTTTCTTCTTCGTCTGACCATCAGCGGTCCGAGGTCTGCCTTGAGGTCAGCAACCTTCATGCGGCTTATCACGGCCGGGGATGGTTCAAATCATCCGTCCAGGCGGTTGATGGCGTGTCGTTCTCGCTTTCGCGCGGCCGCACGCTTGGCTTGATCGGGGAATCCGGCAGTGGCAAGAGTACGGTCGCCAAAGCGATCGTCGGATTGCTGAAGCCCACTGGCGGGGACGTTAGAATGTTCGCTCGATCTCTCGCTGCTGAGGGTTGGCGGCTATCAGAGGACCTCAGGCGCCAATGTCAGATCGTATTGCAGAACCCCTATGGAGCGTTGAACCCCAGGCTGACGATCGAGCAGGCTCTCAGAGAGCCGTTTTCTACGCTTTCGCTCCGGCCACCTGAAGGGGTGGCAGCTCGTATTGCATCCGGTCTCAACGAGGTGGGCCTCGATGAGGGCCTGCTTCGTCGGTTTCCGCACCAGCTGAGCGGCGGACAGCGACAGAGGGTGTGTATTGCCCGCGCCTTGATGTCGGAGCCGACGTTACTGATCTGCGATGAAATCGTCTCGGCTCTCGATGTGCATGTGCAATTCCAAGTCCTGCAGCTTCTTAAAAATCTACAGAAATCCAGACGTCTGTCGCTTCTGTTCATAGGGCACGATCTCGATGTCATTAGTTTTATTGCCGATGAGATCGCCGTCATGCACCGCGGACGCATCGTGGAGCAGGGGCCAGCGCGTGCGGTGATTAGCGATCCAAAGCATGCCTATAGCCAGGAACTGATTGCCTCCGCGCCCGCATTTGAAGCCGTTGGACATGCCGCAGCGGAGTTGGTCACATGTTGA
- a CDS encoding amidase has translation MLSAVQIAADIAAGRIAPEHFIKEAYKAYAELEPQVQAFVEADFETARIASLTASGPLRGLPFAAKDNFDTTDFSTACGSSIYQGHRPTQDAASVTLARNAGANLVGKTTLAEFALFKASATRNPHDLTRTPGGSSSGSAAAVAAGMAAFALGTQTAGSVIRPAAFCGVAAYKPSYDLLPMSGVKLLAPSLDTVGLFAATVSDLTFVASTILGRSPIGEVDPRALRLGICSGWQGAVASSGCIEALGSVTTSMKLAGAHVARLELPDILQQAHQLHEAIMGYEAVRALAEEREFHGSKLSDRLAAFLDENAAQSDENYGASLAVAVAAREAVAELFSAFDAIITPSAPGEAPIGLESTGSSEFNRLWTLLHLPVVNVSGMKGAEGLPLGIQVVGAHGDDDRILPIAASVERVILNSY, from the coding sequence ATGTTGAGCGCCGTCCAGATTGCAGCCGATATCGCGGCCGGTCGAATCGCCCCCGAGCATTTCATCAAGGAGGCGTACAAGGCTTATGCCGAGTTGGAGCCTCAGGTGCAGGCTTTCGTCGAAGCGGATTTCGAGACTGCCCGAATTGCCAGCCTTACGGCGAGCGGACCGTTGCGAGGGCTTCCTTTCGCCGCGAAGGACAATTTTGATACGACCGATTTCTCTACGGCGTGCGGATCGTCGATTTACCAAGGTCATCGACCAACGCAAGACGCCGCCAGTGTCACGCTCGCAAGGAATGCCGGAGCGAATCTCGTGGGGAAAACGACATTGGCCGAGTTTGCGTTGTTCAAGGCGAGCGCGACCAGAAACCCTCACGATTTGACACGAACGCCCGGAGGATCATCGTCGGGATCCGCCGCAGCCGTCGCTGCGGGGATGGCTGCCTTCGCACTCGGCACGCAGACGGCCGGATCAGTCATTCGGCCTGCGGCCTTTTGTGGTGTCGCCGCCTACAAGCCCTCGTATGATCTCTTGCCGATGTCCGGCGTGAAACTTCTTGCCCCGTCACTCGACACGGTTGGGCTATTCGCGGCGACTGTGTCCGACCTGACATTTGTTGCGTCTACCATCCTCGGCCGATCACCGATAGGGGAAGTGGATCCACGCGCATTGCGGCTCGGCATCTGTTCTGGCTGGCAAGGGGCGGTGGCATCGTCCGGATGCATTGAGGCGCTGGGCAGCGTCACAACCTCAATGAAGCTCGCCGGAGCGCACGTCGCACGCCTCGAACTTCCAGATATCCTGCAGCAGGCTCACCAACTTCACGAGGCGATCATGGGGTATGAGGCCGTACGCGCTCTAGCGGAAGAACGAGAGTTCCACGGCAGCAAGCTGAGCGATCGCCTTGCAGCTTTCCTCGATGAAAATGCGGCGCAATCGGATGAGAACTACGGAGCTTCGCTGGCCGTCGCCGTGGCCGCTCGCGAGGCCGTAGCTGAGCTGTTTTCCGCTTTCGATGCGATTATTACCCCAAGCGCCCCGGGGGAGGCGCCAATCGGCCTGGAAAGTACCGGGTCGTCAGAATTTAACAGGCTTTGGACGTTGCTTCATCTACCTGTTGTAAATGTTAGCGGCATGAAAGGCGCAGAGGGACTCCCGCTTGGCATTCAAGTAGTCGGTGCCCACGGTGACGATGATCGAATTCTGCCAATCGCGGCCTCCGTTGAGCGTGTGATTTTGAATTCATATTGA
- a CDS encoding LLM class flavin-dependent oxidoreductase produces the protein MGYALSLLDKSPIFDGQTASIALKRTVALAKQAEKWGFHRFWVAEHHDTSGVASSSPEVLIAFLAANTSRIRIGSGGVMLQHYSPYKVAENFNVLAALAPDRIDLGVGKAPGGLPFSTRALQGLLARPEKPDFAAQLAQLSAFLDDTLPSVHPLAGVKATPVPAVSVQRFLLGASVDSAELAAAQGWAFVFASHLNGDEEVLRQTLDAYREKAPDGRPILAVGVVAAETDAEAERLAGNLEHFKVHVNGGQSVTVGSVEQAKEYARQSGARDYRIEKKIPNVIRGSARKVIADLDHLHERYGISEFIIDTPINDAARRLASIELLAQAQYAVAA, from the coding sequence ATGGGTTATGCACTCAGTCTGCTCGACAAGAGCCCGATTTTTGACGGCCAAACGGCGAGTATTGCGTTAAAACGCACGGTGGCACTCGCCAAACAGGCCGAGAAATGGGGTTTTCACCGGTTCTGGGTAGCCGAGCACCACGATACATCAGGCGTTGCGAGTTCGTCACCTGAGGTGTTGATCGCTTTTCTGGCGGCAAATACATCGCGCATCCGTATTGGTTCCGGCGGGGTGATGCTGCAGCACTATAGCCCCTACAAAGTCGCGGAAAATTTCAATGTTCTGGCAGCTCTTGCCCCTGACCGGATTGATCTCGGTGTCGGGAAAGCACCTGGCGGCTTGCCATTTTCGACCCGTGCGCTGCAAGGACTGCTCGCCCGCCCGGAAAAGCCGGATTTTGCCGCCCAGCTCGCGCAGCTCAGTGCATTTCTCGACGATACGCTGCCATCGGTTCATCCGCTGGCAGGCGTGAAGGCTACCCCGGTGCCTGCTGTTTCGGTCCAGCGTTTCCTGCTCGGAGCGAGTGTCGACAGTGCTGAGCTTGCCGCAGCGCAGGGATGGGCCTTTGTGTTCGCCAGCCATCTCAACGGTGATGAAGAAGTCTTAAGGCAGACACTGGATGCCTACAGGGAGAAAGCGCCTGACGGCAGACCAATTCTTGCTGTCGGTGTGGTGGCCGCGGAAACGGACGCTGAGGCAGAACGGCTTGCGGGCAATCTTGAGCATTTCAAGGTTCATGTGAATGGTGGGCAGAGCGTGACGGTTGGCAGTGTCGAGCAGGCCAAGGAATATGCCCGGCAGTCCGGAGCGCGCGATTACCGCATCGAGAAGAAAATTCCCAACGTCATTCGCGGTTCTGCACGCAAGGTCATTGCTGACCTTGACCATCTGCACGAGCGCTACGGCATCAGTGAATTCATCATCGACACACCTATCAACGATGCGGCGCGACGACTGGCGTCGATCGAACTTCTGGCGCAGGCCCAATACGCGGTCGCCGCGTAA
- a CDS encoding LLM class flavin-dependent oxidoreductase, giving the protein MVKKSVRFGVMLQGPGGHMNSWKHPSSPPDASVNFNFYVEQAKKAEAAGIAFAFIADGLYINEKSIPHFLNRFEPIAILSALAATTSKLGLVGTLSTSYSDPFTVARQFGSIDKISNGRAGWNAVTSPLEGSGKNYGRDHPDHALRYEIAEEHLDVVKGLWDSWDDDAFIRDRATGQFYDKSKLHKLNHHGRFFNSEGPLNIGRSLQGQPVVFQAGSSDDGIDLAGKHADGVFTNHVPIEDAQIFYRRIKDSAKAHGRNPDEVLIFPGISPIVGATEEEADAKYREIRDLVTIDEALAYLGRFFDHHDFSAYPLDAPFPELGDIGKNNFRSTTDRIKRDAKAKGQTLREVALEVTTPRNSFTGTPEKIAEELIRWIDNDAADGFILGFQILAAGLDDFVRDVLPVLESRGYHRSVLPGATLRENLGLPFRESRYAEENAAATKPVAQKETV; this is encoded by the coding sequence ATGGTTAAGAAATCTGTTCGGTTCGGGGTGATGCTGCAAGGCCCTGGCGGCCATATGAACTCATGGAAGCATCCGAGCTCGCCGCCGGATGCGAGCGTCAACTTCAACTTCTATGTAGAACAGGCCAAAAAGGCTGAAGCTGCCGGCATTGCCTTCGCCTTCATTGCGGATGGGCTCTATATCAATGAAAAGTCCATTCCACATTTTCTCAACCGTTTCGAACCCATCGCGATCCTGTCGGCGCTCGCCGCCACGACATCGAAACTCGGCCTGGTCGGCACGTTGTCCACCTCCTATAGTGACCCGTTCACCGTTGCACGGCAGTTCGGATCGATCGACAAGATCAGCAACGGGCGTGCTGGGTGGAATGCCGTTACATCTCCGCTCGAAGGATCAGGTAAGAACTACGGTCGCGACCATCCCGACCATGCCCTTCGCTACGAGATTGCGGAAGAGCATCTCGATGTGGTCAAGGGCCTTTGGGACTCATGGGACGACGACGCCTTCATTCGCGACCGCGCCACCGGTCAATTCTACGACAAGTCCAAACTGCACAAGCTGAACCACCATGGCCGTTTCTTCAATTCAGAAGGACCGCTTAATATCGGCCGCTCGTTGCAGGGCCAGCCGGTCGTTTTCCAGGCTGGATCCTCGGATGATGGCATTGATCTGGCTGGCAAGCACGCCGATGGGGTCTTCACCAATCATGTGCCGATAGAGGACGCACAGATCTTCTACCGCCGCATCAAGGACAGCGCGAAGGCGCATGGCCGCAATCCCGATGAAGTTCTGATTTTCCCCGGTATCTCGCCTATCGTTGGCGCAACGGAAGAAGAGGCCGATGCGAAATACCGCGAAATCCGCGATCTGGTTACGATCGACGAGGCGCTGGCTTATCTGGGACGTTTCTTCGATCATCATGATTTCAGTGCCTATCCGCTCGACGCGCCGTTTCCGGAGCTTGGGGATATCGGCAAGAACAATTTTCGTTCAACCACCGATCGCATAAAACGTGACGCGAAGGCGAAGGGGCAGACCTTGCGTGAGGTGGCGCTTGAGGTCACGACACCCCGCAATTCCTTCACCGGCACGCCGGAAAAGATCGCCGAGGAACTGATCCGCTGGATCGACAATGACGCTGCGGACGGCTTCATCCTCGGCTTCCAGATTCTCGCGGCAGGGCTCGACGATTTCGTGCGTGACGTGCTGCCCGTTCTCGAAAGCCGCGGTTACCACCGTTCTGTCCTGCCGGGAGCGACCTTGCGCGAAAATCTCGGACTTCCGTTCCGCGAAAGCCGCTATGCCGAAGAGAACGCGGCGGCCACCAAGCCTGTTGCTCAAAAGGAAACCGTCTAG
- a CDS encoding M20 aminoacylase family protein: MTHHPDKVAVGLDRFLDEAIALRRDLHVHPELGYNEHRTSQIVADKLSSWGYDVATGIGGTGVVGTLQNGKGPKRLGIRADMDALPITETTGLSYASGTPGQMHACGHDGHTTILLNSARYLADTRDFTGTLNLIFQPAEEGGAGARRMIRDGLFERFPCDAVFGLHNWPGVATGQFGFIAGPAMASVDKVTIRIVGKGGHGARPQETVDPVVASASLIMALQSIVARNIDPLDAAVITVGTIHAGIAPNVIPDSVELELTVRTFRADVRETIKQRITNLAKAQAESYGATAEIDYPRGYPVLVNHSNETEFARQVAVTHFGEERVENNFRPISASEDFAFMLEELPGSYLFIGNGDSAPLHSPLYDFNDEIIAPASRYWVKLAEEYLAKNPS, encoded by the coding sequence ATGACGCATCATCCGGACAAGGTCGCGGTGGGCCTCGATCGATTTCTCGACGAGGCGATCGCACTTCGGCGTGATCTTCATGTCCACCCCGAGCTCGGCTATAATGAACATCGGACCAGCCAGATCGTTGCCGACAAGCTCAGCTCCTGGGGATATGACGTTGCCACAGGGATCGGCGGTACTGGCGTGGTTGGTACGTTGCAGAACGGTAAGGGTCCGAAACGCCTTGGCATTCGCGCAGATATGGACGCACTGCCGATAACAGAGACGACTGGCCTGTCCTATGCCAGCGGCACCCCGGGCCAGATGCATGCCTGCGGCCATGACGGCCATACCACCATCCTTCTGAACAGCGCCCGCTATCTCGCTGACACGCGAGATTTCACCGGCACTCTCAATCTCATCTTCCAGCCGGCGGAAGAGGGAGGGGCAGGTGCTCGCCGCATGATAAGGGATGGCCTGTTCGAGCGTTTCCCCTGCGACGCAGTCTTTGGCCTGCACAACTGGCCGGGCGTAGCAACGGGGCAATTCGGCTTCATTGCAGGTCCCGCCATGGCCTCTGTTGACAAGGTGACGATCCGTATCGTGGGGAAGGGCGGTCACGGAGCGCGTCCGCAGGAAACAGTCGATCCCGTTGTCGCCAGTGCTTCCCTGATCATGGCGTTGCAGAGCATCGTGGCACGCAATATCGATCCTTTGGACGCGGCGGTGATTACTGTCGGTACCATTCATGCGGGCATCGCGCCGAATGTCATTCCCGATAGTGTGGAGCTCGAGCTGACGGTCCGGACCTTCCGAGCGGACGTGCGTGAAACAATCAAGCAGCGCATCACGAACCTGGCCAAGGCACAGGCGGAGAGCTATGGAGCGACCGCCGAAATCGACTATCCGAGAGGATATCCGGTGCTTGTCAACCACTCCAACGAGACGGAATTCGCACGTCAGGTCGCCGTCACCCACTTCGGCGAAGAGAGAGTTGAGAACAATTTCCGGCCGATTTCCGCAAGTGAGGATTTCGCCTTCATGCTGGAAGAGTTGCCTGGCAGCTACCTCTTCATCGGCAACGGCGACAGTGCGCCACTGCACAGCCCGCTCTATGACTTCAATGACGAGATCATCGCCCCGGCGTCCCGCTACTGGGTCAAACTAGCCGAGGAATATCTCGCCAAGAATCCATCCTGA
- a CDS encoding GNAT family N-acetyltransferase — MTDVFVYTTPHDERARPLVEALIEEYESRYGNYFGEPARNELTRYPAEYFAPPHGSFLLLLRDGLTIGGGAFKRYDERTAELKRIWTHADLRQQGLARKVVYELEAQAVRQGYSRIYLTTGFRQPEATQLYLRSGYTALFDVDVDPEVYGHLAFEKDISHLAAQTPSQAGEAGKLSTHAA; from the coding sequence ATGACTGATGTTTTCGTCTACACCACTCCCCATGACGAAAGAGCACGCCCCCTTGTCGAGGCGCTGATTGAAGAATATGAAAGCCGTTACGGCAACTACTTCGGCGAACCAGCACGCAATGAACTTACCCGCTATCCAGCCGAATATTTTGCGCCGCCACACGGTTCATTCCTTCTGCTGTTGCGTGACGGATTGACCATCGGCGGCGGCGCGTTCAAGCGCTATGATGAGCGAACAGCCGAACTGAAGCGCATCTGGACCCATGCCGATTTGCGCCAGCAGGGACTGGCGCGGAAGGTTGTCTATGAGCTGGAGGCGCAGGCAGTACGCCAAGGATATTCGCGCATTTATCTGACCACTGGATTCAGGCAGCCGGAGGCGACCCAGCTCTATCTGCGTTCGGGATATACCGCGCTCTTTGACGTCGATGTTGATCCGGAAGTCTATGGCCATCTGGCCTTCGAAAAAGACATCAGTCACCTCGCAGCCCAAACGCCATCGCAGGCCGGAGAAGCCGGTAAGCTTTCAACACATGCGGCTTGA
- a CDS encoding amino acid ABC transporter permease/ATP-binding protein: MAIATDYSDARSLPQSSSGGEDYTHYRIVKAKYPARFFGTLFAAFVIVVTLQSILTNPKWGWSVFAEWFFAAPVLAGLARTLLLTALATVLGFALGTALALARVSKSPLLGGLSWAYIWLLRSIPLIVLLLILNNLGYLYATVRIGVPYTDILFAEYPTISILSPFAAALIGLSLNQAAFSSEIIRGGILSVDQGQLEAAAALGLPRTRQAFRIILPQAMRTILPTGFNEIISLAKGTSMVYVLALPELFYTVQVIYRRNLEVVPLLMVATVWYLIIMTVLSVGQYYIERYFAKGALRNAPVSLFGPTLRRLFGAPILARPQIEPASLVSSHGQLPPLPKTGAQRETFGQWRAPGWVKIHGVSKSFGQLKVLDNIRLDIKAGSVTAILGPSGSGKSTLLRTINHLERVDDGFITVDGELVGYRKSGRTLYELKEKDILKRRAEVGMVFQSFNLFPHLTVLENIIEAPVSLKRLSRPEAINLACDLLARVGLGDKTNTYPRQLSGGQQQRVAIARALALRPKVLLFDEPTSALDPELVGEVLDVIKELARSGTTLIIVTHEIGFAREVADTVIFMDAGKIVETGSPDQILNRPANARTAEFLAKVL, encoded by the coding sequence ATGGCGATTGCGACAGATTATTCCGATGCCCGCTCTCTGCCGCAATCTTCCAGCGGAGGTGAGGATTACACGCATTACAGGATCGTCAAGGCAAAGTACCCCGCGCGTTTCTTCGGAACACTTTTTGCAGCATTCGTCATTGTCGTCACGTTGCAGTCTATACTCACCAACCCGAAGTGGGGCTGGAGCGTTTTTGCCGAGTGGTTTTTTGCCGCGCCCGTCTTGGCTGGCCTCGCCCGAACCCTTCTTCTGACCGCCTTGGCGACGGTGCTTGGCTTCGCGCTTGGCACGGCTCTGGCGCTGGCCCGGGTTTCGAAATCGCCACTGCTGGGCGGACTTTCCTGGGCCTATATCTGGCTGCTTCGCTCCATCCCACTCATCGTTCTGCTTTTGATACTCAACAACCTCGGCTACCTTTACGCGACTGTCCGGATCGGTGTTCCCTACACGGATATTCTCTTCGCCGAATATCCGACGATTTCGATCTTGAGCCCCTTTGCGGCAGCCCTGATCGGACTCAGCCTTAACCAGGCAGCCTTCTCTTCGGAAATCATCCGGGGTGGTATCCTGTCGGTCGACCAGGGTCAACTCGAGGCAGCGGCGGCTCTCGGTCTCCCACGCACGCGGCAGGCCTTCCGGATCATCCTTCCTCAGGCGATGCGCACCATCTTGCCAACAGGGTTCAACGAGATCATCAGTTTGGCCAAGGGCACGTCCATGGTCTACGTGCTCGCCCTGCCGGAACTGTTCTATACGGTGCAGGTGATCTATCGCCGCAACCTTGAGGTTGTGCCGTTGCTCATGGTCGCGACCGTCTGGTACCTGATCATCATGACGGTCCTTTCCGTCGGGCAATATTATATCGAGCGATATTTTGCCAAAGGCGCGCTGCGCAATGCCCCGGTCTCGCTGTTTGGCCCTACGCTGCGCCGTCTGTTCGGTGCACCGATCCTGGCGCGGCCGCAAATCGAGCCTGCGTCTCTGGTCAGTTCGCACGGCCAGCTTCCGCCACTACCGAAGACCGGCGCGCAAAGGGAGACATTCGGGCAATGGCGCGCACCTGGATGGGTGAAAATCCACGGCGTGTCAAAAAGCTTTGGACAGTTGAAGGTTCTGGACAATATCCGCCTCGATATCAAAGCCGGAAGCGTCACGGCAATTCTCGGTCCATCAGGCTCGGGCAAATCCACTCTCCTGCGTACGATCAATCATCTTGAGCGTGTGGATGATGGTTTTATCACTGTCGACGGTGAGCTGGTCGGATACCGCAAGAGTGGCAGGACACTTTATGAGCTGAAGGAGAAAGACATCCTGAAGCGCCGCGCCGAAGTCGGCATGGTGTTCCAGAGTTTTAATCTCTTTCCTCATCTGACCGTGCTTGAGAATATCATAGAAGCACCGGTTTCGCTGAAGCGGCTGAGCCGTCCCGAAGCCATCAACCTTGCATGCGACCTGCTCGCCCGCGTTGGTCTTGGCGACAAGACCAACACCTATCCCCGGCAGCTTTCTGGCGGCCAGCAACAGCGCGTTGCCATTGCACGAGCGCTCGCGCTTCGTCCTAAAGTCCTGTTGTTTGACGAGCCGACATCGGCACTCGATCCCGAGCTCGTCGGCGAGGTTCTGGATGTCATCAAGGAGCTCGCGCGCTCCGGAACGACACTGATCATTGTGACACATGAAATCGGTTTCGCCCGCGAAGTTGCCGATACTGTCATCTTCATGGATGCCGGGAAGATCGTTGAAACAGGATCGCCCGATCAGATCTTGAACCGTCCCGCAAACGCCCGGACTGCCGAGTTTCTGGCCAAGGTTCTCTGA